Part of the Drosophila kikkawai strain 14028-0561.14 chromosome 3L, DkikHiC1v2, whole genome shotgun sequence genome is shown below.
AAGAGGATGAAGAAGATGgcaagaaattatatatatacattatatattaataaagaaCATGTTTAAAACGGCATacatataaagatatatatattatatatttaaatttagctgCAACTGTTTCAACTGTTTGTAAATTTCAACCAAAAAAAAGCGTAATTGTTTCAGCATCCCAGAAAGTGTGTAAAGCTTATTATTatctaaaagaaaaacataaaacatttattttgtgcaaagcagcaaaattataaataagctTTCTAAAGTGAAAAAGAGTAACAGAGATGCTTAGTCAGTAATTTGGGCAATGAGAGCGGAACAGAAATcgaattaaatacaaaaacaagaagaatatatattgtaaaaaatcaaaaatatcgaaataaacaaaaccaaataaagtgtatttaatgaaaataaaaaacgattCACTGACACATTTTCAATTCGAATACtaagtttaattaatattcttgGATATCGGTTCGTTTCTGCTTCATTGCCTTCATTTTTGCCTGGGCATTTTGCGCTTAAACAAAACGTACcttataaacttaaataaaaatatttgaaattaacttcagaacacacacacatttcaaatttaaaacaaagatCGTTTAATGATGTTTCACGAATATTACAATAGAATATTACAATGGCAAAAGCACGACGACATCTACTATATAGGTTTGCCCTAGGTATACacattataaatatacatatacttaGGTCTCTGtatgtattataaaaatgtaaaaaaaaggtaaacaaaaatgatGGGTAAATAATGTGTACAAGTTGGCAATGCGGAGAGTTAGTGTTGAGGTTTAGAGTGGAtcagttatatatatttaaaagatgtGTAAGTAAAGTAAAGGCAAGGCAAATTGTTGACGTCTAACGTTATAtttaaagaagaagaaaatgcaTACACTTGCaacatatttaaatgtatattctTCAGGCGTGTGTGAATGGCGTTTAggtatttgtttattgtgtAAAATTGATTACGATGTGAACCTGTTATTGCAAATGAAaagtgattttaaatattaagaaaaatctatatatacatactatataaacccataaaaaaatacaaaaaaaaaagaaggatctaacagttatatatataatatacattaaatgattaattataaatgcaagcaacacacacacacacaacacacacattttaagtttgaaaaactgttaaaaagagaaaaatcatttaacTAGAAACAAAACTACCTAAAAACAACTACAATGCATATTTGGatcaatttgatttaaaatatgctttattattaattatgttaACATACAATTTTCATCTCAGAGATGTTTCAAACATGCAACCAACAAAagcaaagtgaaataaaaagtaattataaAAACGAAACTCTGGTTTCTTTTTAAGCCGAAGCACTTTATTTGCAGAGACACAAGCGCTActagttaaatttttaaattaagacaTGTTAAAGTTTTGCGTAAAGTCGTATTCGATGGTTGGGATAACGGTCTGAACGAATTTCAGGAATATTATCAAATATAAATGCACGCCCAGCTGGCCGCCGCCCTCCTCCACCGTCTGTATGATCTTCTTCATGATGTCCGCATGGCGACACGGATGCACCGAGGCCATATTGGGTCCCGGGAGATGCGGATGCGACTCCATGGTCACCGTCTTCTTGGCATGATCCTGGGATACATCCTCGTACATCTGCTCCACGGTCAGGGGTTTGCGCTGCTCATCGTACCCCACCACCCAGAGGCGTGGCGTCTGATAGTACTTGTCGTAGCTGATGTGCAGGTCGTAGGTGCGCGTATGGAGCACGGCCGAGTCACCGCCACCGCTGGCTTCGCCACCCGCCGTTGCTCCCGCTGATGTGCCAGCTGCCTTTGGTTCCACCTCGGGTTTTCGAGTGGTTGTAGCCACGGCTGGATCGACTAGCTCCAGCATGCCGCTCTCCTCGAAATCATCCATGTCTATGGCCTCGTCATCATCCTCGTCCTCATCTTCGGCTCCAGGTGCAGTGCCTGGTGCAGATTTATCGCTATCTGGAGTGTGCATTTCATCCTGCAggagatattttattatttttctaactTGGTGTTTAAATTAAGGATATTTCACCTTCGTCTCCTCCATTGTCAGTTCACAGATTTTATCCTCCAGCTGGGTGGTGCCGTCATCATTGAGCTGGTGGGTCTCAACCCAACCGCCATCGCCAGACTCCTCCTCCACCAGGGTCTCCTCGCCAACGTATTCCATCTGCTTACAGCGTCGATAGCAGGGCACATTGCGCGTTATCAGGAATTGCTTATCTGAATAGAGGGAAATGGGTGATgaacaaattattttagtgatttttaatgggttttaAATTGGTAATTACTCACCCTTTGGTAGGTAAGGTTTCGTCTTGGTCTCATCTCCGGCCGCCCATTGCCAGGTGGGGCAATGATGCACCAAGTGATCGCCGGCGGCCACAAACTCCTCGGGTGTCAGGACGCCTGTCTCACGGAATTTGGATTCCTGAAAAAAGAAAGGGGAAATTTAAGTGGCGACTCTATGAAAACTAAATCGGCGACAGTCTGGCGACGAAATCCGGTTTTATGGCCATCAAGGGAATGGGAAATCGTTGCGGGGAAAATGAGCGAATCAATATACACACAGCAGAGAGCCCTTATCTTTGCTGGCTTTCCTTTGTGCTGAAGCTGGCTTGTATAAATACACTTTTGCACCTCTGTTTTTGTGTTTAATCACAGCAATAGTAacaaaatttttctttttagatTGTTGTTGCACTTGCAATCAGTTACCTTCAGTACGGGCGTTAGATATTCGGCCACATTGAGCGCCGTGCCTTTTACGGTATTGAGTACGCTTTGCATTTCGTCGTCCCGTTGAGTATTGCCTTCTAGTCTAAACGCTTAAacttaataaatacaattaacgTTGACTCTCTCAATTGACTTGCAATTCCcagcaaattgtttttgttgctagCGACAACAACAGGGCGCTGCGGTCACACTAGGTCAATTGACTATCGATAAATGTAGGGAaatttagtattttttgttaaccTTTACCAGCTCCGGTCACACTGTTCCGATTCGCGCACATTGTTTTCAACGTTTTCCAAACCATCGAAATGGATGAAAAGATTCAGCCAAAATTTGTGCTGCCTTCGCCCAAGTTTGACAAGCCAAATGCTCCCAGCACGGCCTCACACCACTACCTGACCCCCAGTGGGATGACCCTGCTGCCAAGGGCCAAGCAACCGCCGCCCATGTACGGCGCACGAGGATCCACAGTGCCTGCCAAGTACCTGGCCAACGAAACGGTTGGTGTCCTTAAATACCCAAAGATTCTCCCCATTTAAAGGTTTATTTATACCCAAGAATCACCACAGTGATGTGCCGGCCGCTCCACCTGTTTACAAGTCTCCACCGCGGCCCGAGTATTGTCACACCTGCGGCATGATGTTGGCCAATTCACAGGACATGAAGCTTCACCTGGACAAGCACGAAGCTTGTCCCGCCGGGGATTGTGATTTTGCTGCCCTCCACAACATCCTGGAACAGCATATAGAAGCTAATCACATTACGGGAGACTATAAAAAGGTGAAGAAGGTGTGGACGGAGGTTGAGCTGGCTGCTTGGCGGGCAGAACGAAGGAAAAGGTCAGTTgggtatttatatattttgttattttatctTATTAAGCATATTTTCTTTGTAGATTTCCCACTGCCGCCAATGTGGAGCAAGCCAGgctggccaaggagcagcGTATGAAACGCGGTGAGCGCTTGGAGGCCTCCAAGTCTCGTTTTGGAAACCATGAAGATCGTCAGCGAACGCGGCCTAAAAGTGATCACAAGGATCGTGTCAAGCCcaacaaaaagaagaaaaggagGGGACAAAGAAAGCCAAATGAAGGGAAAAGGAGAGAAGGAACTAGTAATGAAGTTAAGGAAGCAGAAGCCACAGCTACTGCTGAGAAGAAGAGCATTGAAGAGGGAGCAAAAGACAAGCAAACGAATCTCTTTTCGGGCAAATTCCAGGGCACTGGACAAATGAAGGATTACAAGCACTTTAAGGataaaattgccaaaaaggATAATGCTTTGATAGGCCTGCTGGGAATGTACGGCTCAGACAGTGAAGAGGAAAGTGGGACAGAGAGTGAGGAAATGGAAGAGGATATAGATGAAGAGGCAGAAGATCTTAAAACTCCCACGGAATGCGTACAAAATGAAAGTCCAGATCTTGAAAAAAGCGAATCAAGCAGAGAAATAATTAACAAGGAAAATACAATTTCACCAGCCATCCAAAACGCTTCTAACTCGGGTGACATTTCAACTCCTCCAGCTTCATCTTCAGTAAATTTCACCTCTAAAGTCCAAAATGAACCCGAAGCAACTTCACCTGCTAAGGAGCACAATTCCTCTTCCGATGAGGCACCCGATGAAGAGCCTTTCCAACGCGTAACTGAAACCATAATCCAAGAAGATCCTCCCAAGCCGGAACCCAAGGAAGTACCTAGACCTCAACTTGCTCCCAAACGAGCTGCACCAAAGCGTGTTTATGGCTTGAACTTCAAGAAGGCTCGCAAGACAACGCAGCAGAATACCTTGTTATCCAAACTCCTAGAATCAGATATAAGACATGAGAGGAATGTCCTGTTGCAGTGCGTGCGTCATGTTTGTGAAAGGAATTTCTTTGGCATTGGGCAAAGTAAAGAACCCACGAAAAGTGATGCTGCGGAGGCTCAAATGGTTCCTAGTTGTGATAAACCAGAGGATAAAACCTCCgatttgtaaacatttaaagttaaaatagttttaagcCATTAAGAATACAAAAGTTGCAAATAGATTTCTTGTTGGCTTTATTTTAGTACAAACTTACATATGTATTCGTTTCTTAAACTTAATTGGTGGACATGGAGGAATCACTGCTGCCCATGGGATGATCTCCACCGCCAGCGGGTCCCCCGCCGCCACCAGCCCCggcttgctgttgttgttgctgctgctgcgccgcctgctgttgctgctgctgctgttgt
Proteins encoded:
- the Atg3 gene encoding ubiquitin-like-conjugating enzyme ATG3, with product MQSVLNTVKGTALNVAEYLTPVLKESKFRETGVLTPEEFVAAGDHLVHHCPTWQWAAGDETKTKPYLPKDKQFLITRNVPCYRRCKQMEYVGEETLVEEESGDGGWVETHQLNDDGTTQLEDKICELTMEETKDEMHTPDSDKSAPGTAPGAEDEDEDDDEAIDMDDFEESGMLELVDPAVATTTRKPEVEPKAAGTSAGATAGGEASGGGDSAVLHTRTYDLHISYDKYYQTPRLWVVGYDEQRKPLTVEQMYEDVSQDHAKKTVTMESHPHLPGPNMASVHPCRHADIMKKIIQTVEEGGGQLGVHLYLIIFLKFVQTVIPTIEYDFTQNFNMS
- the Nufip gene encoding FMR1-interacting protein NUFIP1 encodes the protein MDEKIQPKFVLPSPKFDKPNAPSTASHHYLTPSGMTLLPRAKQPPPMYGARGSTVPAKYLANETNHHSDVPAAPPVYKSPPRPEYCHTCGMMLANSQDMKLHLDKHEACPAGDCDFAALHNILEQHIEANHITGDYKKVKKVWTEVELAAWRAERRKRFPTAANVEQARLAKEQRMKRGERLEASKSRFGNHEDRQRTRPKSDHKDRVKPNKKKKRRGQRKPNEGKRREGTSNEVKEAEATATAEKKSIEEGAKDKQTNLFSGKFQGTGQMKDYKHFKDKIAKKDNALIGLLGMYGSDSEEESGTESEEMEEDIDEEAEDLKTPTECVQNESPDLEKSESSREIINKENTISPAIQNASNSGDISTPPASSSVNFTSKVQNEPEATSPAKEHNSSSDEAPDEEPFQRVTETIIQEDPPKPEPKEVPRPQLAPKRAAPKRVYGLNFKKARKTTQQNTLLSKLLESDIRHERNVLLQCVRHVCERNFFGIGQSKEPTKSDAAEAQMVPSCDKPEDKTSDL